A single genomic interval of Leptospira sp. WS60.C2 harbors:
- a CDS encoding YgcG family protein, which yields MKFRIFLRGILLTLLYFSFGEIRLESKEVPPLKSRVTFEEGTISKDVANEWESLLSDHEKQTSNQFAILVVRSLEGEILEEYSLKVAEEWKLGQRGLDNGVLILLATEDKKVRIEVGYGLEGVLTDVYCKRIIRDIMIPHFKQGDYPTGIRLGLDQLLETANLGITPEEPTLFEKFRNFKGFDFEGHWFLYPVGFLFVGVLFLFGFISAFHYEAEGVGMFFFILVFFQWVPTMFFGYYAWLVSNLLYIVGFIFVRSTRDKVSWVKNIAKKVTDNVMFSNGGFSSGGGGSSGSSGGGFRGGGGSFGGGGASGSW from the coding sequence ATGAAATTTAGAATTTTCCTACGAGGAATCTTACTTACCCTTTTGTATTTTTCATTTGGAGAGATTCGATTAGAATCCAAAGAGGTGCCACCTCTCAAAAGCCGAGTGACATTTGAAGAAGGCACGATCTCAAAAGATGTGGCGAACGAATGGGAATCGCTCCTATCCGATCATGAAAAACAAACATCGAATCAATTTGCAATTTTAGTGGTTCGGTCCTTGGAAGGAGAAATTCTAGAAGAATACAGCTTGAAAGTCGCAGAAGAATGGAAACTAGGACAACGTGGACTTGATAATGGTGTTTTGATATTACTTGCAACAGAAGATAAAAAGGTCCGGATTGAGGTTGGGTATGGACTAGAAGGTGTGCTAACGGATGTGTATTGTAAACGCATCATTCGTGATATTATGATTCCTCATTTCAAACAAGGAGATTATCCTACGGGGATTCGATTAGGTTTAGATCAGTTATTAGAAACGGCAAATCTCGGAATCACGCCCGAAGAACCGACGTTATTTGAGAAATTTCGAAACTTTAAGGGATTTGATTTTGAAGGCCATTGGTTTTTGTATCCTGTTGGTTTTCTGTTTGTTGGAGTTTTGTTTTTATTTGGATTCATTTCGGCCTTTCATTATGAAGCGGAAGGTGTTGGAATGTTTTTTTTCATATTGGTGTTCTTCCAATGGGTACCAACAATGTTCTTTGGTTATTATGCTTGGCTTGTTTCAAACTTACTCTATATCGTTGGGTTTATCTTTGTGCGATCCACAAGAGATAAGGTAAGTTGGGTCAAAAACATAGCAAAAAAAGTCACAGACAATGTTATGTTTTCCAACGGTGGTTTTTCCAGCGGAGGTGGAGGTTCTTCAGGAAGTTCTGGAGGGGGTTTTCGTGGAGGAGGAGGCAG